Below is a genomic region from Henckelia pumila isolate YLH828 chromosome 3, ASM3356847v2, whole genome shotgun sequence.
ACATTTTCTACCACACAAAATGAACTATATATGGTTGGCTCTTAACCTTGTTTAATTACTCGAAATCGAGGGTTGCCCCAATGATTTCACCTTGTATTTCTCATGAAATGGTTTGGGTTCGAGCCCTCCCACCccctttttttaaaagaaaaaaaaaaccttctTTAATTACTCGGCTTGACAGATAAACTTGTGAACGAGTCTCTATATATAACCAAGCAAATGAATGTCTAATAATGAATGCAACAAGTGAAGTGATTAGAAGACTTCACACTTacataaaaatttcatttaattaACTAGAAACCCCTGCATGCAGCTTTCAATTAAATCCAATGTCTGATTACTTGCTTTAAAACACTTCCAATATATGGAATCCCAGCATGCAAGTTGATTGATATGTGGATATATAGTTATTAAAAACACTTGAAAATTGAAGTTTACCTAGGACCTAAGACAAGTTGTGCCGACACATAGGATAAAGATTTGCATGGGTTAGGAGTAGGAATATTGGGTGGCCTGTGTGACCTTAACTCATTCCGCTCATTGGGGTCATATCTCCACAGAAAGCTCAGACACTCTGTCCTTGGCATGCCTAAAGGCATCCATCCTTCTAACATGCCAACCACATCAGCCATTGAAGGCCTCAAATTGACATGACGAACTTTTCCAACAGCATCAATCTCCATTAAGAACTCCTTCATTCCCCGAGCTCCCGAACAAGTGATCTTCTTCACCGCCACTTCAGTTCCATCCCGAAGAAGGCCTTTATACACAGTCCCAAACCCACCGGATCCAAGTTGAGCTTTGAAACCTTCAGTTGCCACTGTAAGTTCCTCGTACTTGAACCTAACAGGCAGTCCTGGAAACGAAGCAAAATCGAACTCGCCCGATTCACCTCTGCTCAAGTTGGGATCTGCTGTTTTGCACCTCACCTTTCTTCTCCTTTTCAACCACACCACACTTGCAAACAGGGCAATCATCATAACAATTGAAGATGGCATCACCATTGTCTTAACATACCCAATCCGACCCGTATCATATAAACCGGACTTATTAAACATAGAGCCCAGATAGTTACTAACCATGTAACAAGACCCGGAACTCGGACTATGGAAAATGGCCAAGCAAGAGCAATTACTAGAGCAAAGACTCTGACAGGCTGATAGATTCACATGAAGCATTACAGGATCCATAAAGCTGTTGGAGAAATACTCTGCTTCATAGCTCAAACTCAAATACCTGGTCACGAGACCGTTCGTTGATCCGTTACAGGACAAAGCCAAAGAACCATCTTTTGGCAAGCAACCCTGAAACTGAGTGTCAAAAGGCGCCACACATCCACAAGCTCCTCCATAGGAACACAAACCAAGCTTCCCACATATGAATGGGATTCGacatgcatcttctggcactccGTACTCTTTCTCATTAGTTCTCAAAATCCTAAATACCCCATCTTTAAATAACTTTGCAATCCCAAAATATGAAGAATTGTTCGACACATCATCAGAATTACTCAAGATAACAGAAATCACTACCTGTTTGCCATCATCTCCCATCAAATACACGCCACTGAAGTTGAACATCATGTATTCAGCTAAGTCATCCACACTTAATGAAGAGACCAAAGAGTTTCCAACCTTCAACCTTTGTCCCACGACAATCACATCCGTCGGATGATCGAAACTTTCCCAGAAAACGTTGTTTTCGACATCAACAAGAACCAAGTCCCCAGAGTCGAGCAGGTGCAGAGAAGATATGGAAGAAAGCATTATCTCGGGTGTTGACCAGATGGGTTGACCTCTATCATTGTAAAGAGTGAGGCCATGGGTGGAGAAATGGAGTTGAGAAGATTCAGAGATAGGAGTATTGCGATTGGCTGACCAAACTATAGCACCGGAGGGCACGTGAGTAACAACTAGATAGTAAGATTTTAGTTCTGgccttaaatttattatttgcgCAGCGAAAACATGATCACGAGAAGTCAAGAACGTACCTTTGTTGTCTATGAATATCATATACGAAGCAGTGAAGTTTGGGGAgatgaaagaataaaaaatggGAGTCCCGGCTAAAAGAGCGGGGAAAACGAAAATCAAGAAGAAGAATATGGTGATGCTTAAGGTGAAACAGTGTGAAGGATAGGGAGAATATGAGTTAGAAGATGAACTATTTTCTAATTCTACGTTTTTACATTGAATATCCAATTGTGATAAAAATTTtcgttttaatatattatctatcaTAATCATGAAATAATTATTCCATCCCACATACAATACTAACGTTTTGTTTTTGTGGAAAAATGAAATGCGATTGAAATTTGTGTAAAATAATTGAGAAAAATGAATGTGAATgaaattaaatttgtgtaaaatAATTTAGAAAAGTGGGATTGGCTTGGTTTGGTTCGAAGGAGCTTTTACAAGTCAGTGACTCGGAAGAATGAAATTTTAGTATGTCAATAATTTTAGGtaatgttttcaaattttaaaaacaattgattataattttttttagcaaaTTTGTAAAGATtgcaaactttaaaaaaaattgattataattttttttaacaaatttgtgaagaaaaaaatttataagcatttattttaattagagGTTTTAAACACTTCTTAAATACGCGTGACGATACAATCAGAAATGAAGCAATCCACTTAACGGAATTAGGAGACATGCATATAAATtgggtaatgctacatgtacactgAGAGTTATACGTTGAGTTACAcattgcacttgaaattacatgattttcTTACATgcattttttaaagattttttccaaataaagtgcatggataatcatgtaatttcaagtgcaatgtgtaacccaacgtgtaaccctcagtatacatgtagcattacccaTATAAATTAAAGTTTCAGAAAAACTTGGGGTGATGGAATTAAGGGCGAAGAAGGGAAAGTGCGAATTAGAAGATCCTATTACATATATGATTCGctagttgttttgttttgttttgttttgtttatcgTACCACATATATGTATGTGTTTACAacttagggagtgtttgcaatcactaaaaaaaagtgattgttagtttttggcttaaaaaatcatttttgtgtgtttcttaaacctagattatgtgttagtttatgtttaacttaattgaaatccaaaagctagtcatgtgttgattatgattctccaaaagtggttctaataagaaggtcattgttaaaatcactctaatcacttatttatcaaacaatacccaactttgatttttagattttcacatttgtttccaagcattaccaacttttgatttttactaacttttttataatctataaattaatcacttctacataAGCACAATCTATTTCAAACACTCTCTTAATTTGTGTCCACACAAATTGACTTTAATTgtcatatatatgtattatacaACACTAGCTTTTTGTTTTTGTGGAAAAATGTTGCGTAAAATAATTGAATGTGAGCTAATTTGGTTTAGTTTGAATGAGTAACAAGTCAATGCCAATCCATTAATGAATAGTTTGTTTtgcaatattattaatttatgtataacttatctttATCTCATCTTACGTtctttttgtcatattatttatccatctattaattatatatcttacatcaatcaaatcattaattatttatcctacatcaatcaaattattaaatttaaattactacattaacttttataaataataatattcatattttattaattattaaaagatcaaaatggtaatttactatttttatataaaatttaatcaatcaaatcaagcatactataatctatcaatcaaatcaaatattatattaactatcatttcttatttattttttattacaatatattacttatctttatattatttatcttatccttAACTTTAAACGGTACCTAAGCTTAAATTCCAGTAATTAAAACAATCATGTTAAGCATAAAAGCACGGGCCTGGAAATGAATTTCAGAAATGGAGCATTAATCAACTCGATGCAATTAGGACTCGTAAATATAAGTttcagaaagaaaaaaaaaaaaaaaaaaaactaaatgatCATATATAGATGTTTCCAGCGCCTTTAACATTCGTGTTTATACTTGCAAAATtatggtgttttttttttttaaaaaaaatgaatttaattatttaaaataaaaaatcatatataaaaaatGTTAATAAAATTCTCTCAAAATCAAgagattttgaaatttttgacaAAATTGGCTTTAACTACCATCTAGcgttttaataaattttttttaaaaaaaagcatTCAATGTTTGATGGACCAAAATAGTGAAAATTCAGAAGTTATtatactaaaattaaaattttttaagccgATGAactaaaaaaccaaaaaaaaaaaaaaagatataaaaaaaaatattgtgggTCCAATTAAGTGTATTAAATCAGCGAAATATAATTCAGGAACaatgttataattttttttagtttgtgACATGTCTCCACTACTGATTTAAacctccaaatttttttttttatttttttgttttctgaGATATGAAAGATATGATAAagcgaaataaaataaaaacagattCGAAGTAAAGTGGACATGTGGACAGCACCAATGAACTTCTCTTGGACTTGGAGTTTTCAGAGATTGGTTGCCGTTTCAAGCTCAATTCCACATTGGTAGGCTGTAAAATTGTCATGTTTTCAAGAAACGGGTGGAGCAGTGAACCCCACAAAGGAAACAATCCCCAAAATTATTAAGATTCCAACACACCCCATCTCAATTCTTTTTTCTCATCTTTGTTGTTCACCAACAAATCATATGATCCATTAAACCTTTGCAAGTCTGAACAATTATGTTTCATTCATTTTGGTGGATGATTTCTGGTTTCACCGGGTGTATTTGTTCTTCTTATTGAATGTATTTGTGAATCAACGCCCATCTGCGATCCAACAACTTGAATTCCTGCTAAATCTTTATTATGATGAGAGCCCATTTAAACCCAGGTAGATTATGTTTGCTTGCTTTTCCAAGATGAATGTAAAATCTTTAGTTTAACAGATTTACCTGAAGAGACTTAGATTTGTGTTCAAGGATCGAATTTTTTTGCCTTGGAGTGTTCACGTTCTATTATGTTGCCTGATCCCTGTGGATCGAGCTTGCTTTTGTCTTTGCCTGATGATATATTTGCAACAATCACAAGGTCCCTCTCTTCGAGGGACGTGTGCAGTCTCGGTCTCAGCTGTCGAGACCTCCAAGTTATTGTGGCCTCTGACAAGGTGTGGTTTGCCCAATGTGATCTATTGGGAGTGGTTCCTTGTAAAACCTTGATTGAGTGGAGAAAAGGAGTTCGCTCTTATAAGGCCCTTTGCCGGTTTTTAGCGAACATTCAACCGTTGGTTGGCATTTGGGTTCACCAAAATCCTGAGCTTGGTAATGTAGTATATGTTATGCCTGGTTTTTTATCAGTTGTTGGATGCCGGATAATCCCCCAGGAAGTAGGTCCTTTAGGTCTCGAGGATGGTCCTCTTCAATGGGCGCCTGTATTTGAAATTCTTTGCAATTATGAGGGATCCCCTGCATTCTTTTTACATGGGAGGGAGAGAGGGGCAGATTATGTTTATCCTGGTTTGCTAAAATCCGTTGATAGGACTTGCAATGTGCTTTTGCTTGAAGTCGAGCCTCAGCCTCTGAAGAATGGAGGCAAATTGGTTCACTGTAAAAGCTTTTCCAATGGAGAAGATGAGGGGGTATCACGCAGGTTATCTAGATCGGATAGTGAGAATTCCGTATCTCAGAAGATCGTTGAGCAGAAAGGGATCGTGGTACCTTTTAGCCGGTTGGGATTTGGTGATAGGAGAAGGCTTCTCGATTTTATTACTGGCCAAGTTCGTCTAAATGTTCCAGATACATCACATGTGCTCTTATTTGCTTGCTGGAGAAAGGATGAGGTTGAAATGCAACAGGATTTGACAGTTTTACATGAAAGAAGATTGTCACTTTTGCAAATGTACAGGAGTGGTGGCGGACACCATGATCTGAAGTCTTATACAGAATTGCCATTGAATCCTACCATTTTAGGATCAACCGAGGTCAAAAAAAGTGTCGAATCTTCAAATTGTTTGCATATGTTACAGGCAGGAGATGTGGCCCTGGCTCATTCCTCTAAAGGTAAGACACTTTCTGGTTTTCTAAAAAATGGTCTCAAACAAATACTTGGGAAATCAAGCTCAACAAATGGTTACCACGAATTTCAGAGGAAGAATATCTCTAGCTCTGAGAGTAAACACATACCACTTCATGTTTTTCTAAGATCGGGCGATTCGATAGGCCTAAGTTTACGTGCTACAACAATGAAGTTATCTTCTTATAGGGCATGGCCAAATATGCATGATAGTCGATTTGCTCTCTATAAGTTGCCAGTACGGGCTCCAATGGATGGTCATGAATTTGCTGGTTTGTGGGGAGGAACCTTTGGTTGGCCACCAGGCCGGCCGTCTGAAGACAAACCTGGGAAGGCGCTATTCTTCATTTTAATCTCTTACGAAGAATCAGATGGGCAACAACTACTAATTGCTACAAAGATATTGGAAGGCACATCCTATGTTTTGCATCCTAATGGGTCAGCTATGTTTATAGTGAACATAACTCAGCCATCGACAGATACTTTCCCCTGGGATACTGATGGAGACTCTAATCCTATTTATGTTAAGCAGTCTTTTGTGGGAGAAGGCATAGCAAATGGATATGGATTCAGATACCCTGGTTCTAAACCTGGTTCTCTTTTTGTGCTTCAAAATGGATTGCTTGGATTCATATGGAAGGAGTCTAGGGCTGTGTTGACTTTACAGAGGCTCAACTTGCCAGAACTTTTGAGGAAAGGTGAAAGGGTACCTCCATTATCACCAATTTCCAACTTTGCGTATCTCACCAAGACATATTCAAATGTGTTTTCTGGATTCTCAAATTCCTCAAATGGACTCTCTTTACCAAGGTTTGcatttctctgaggctatgtttCGTTTGTCATTTGCGTGCATTTGTATAATCTAGAATTTAGAATGATTGGTCCACCAGGACGATACCTTTGCCTCTTGTATGTAAATTTGGAATTTATGTGAATAAATCATCCGATGAAGAATATTACACAATTCTTTTCCGTTTACTTGTGAATGTTAAGCTTGAAAAAACTGGATAGATATTAGTAACTATATCTCAAATATATTTTCCATCTGATATTGAGATTTTAAGTCCCATAGAAAAGCCAcgataaccaaaaaaaaaaaaaagaaatgcaATCGCAAAGTAAAAGGTTGGGGGCTGTCTTCTTGTGCTTTATTAGTAGCATATTTCACGTGCAGGGGAACGCTAGGTGATTGTTATCTGATAGAATAGTTCTTATGAGGTTCTAAGTCCCTCTCAATCAAAGGCTAGGAGagtagaagaaaagaaagagctTTAGTATATTGACGATTTATCCTTGGATCATGCAACGAATGCTATACTTCACAATAAGGTAAGGTGACAGCTTCAGTGGGTTCTTCATGTGACGGGTAATTTATGGAAAACAGGTGTAAGACAgttaaaagaagaaaataacATAGATTTTAATACAATCGTGTTTAAAAGATTCAACTTTTCAACAACTGTATTATTATTCTTTTTCTTTGCTATACGAATTAAAATGTGGACtagttttgatattttaaatatgaaaatTGTACAGAGGTAATTCTAACAAGTGGTTGGAGTAAATAACCTTTGTTCCTTGTCCTTACTCTCGTGCTCTTTTATATAATTGCCCCTTGCCCTAAAACATGTGTATCATCCGACACAGTAGGTGTGTGTATGGTGCAGGGAGCTGCGGTAAACTTCATTGTATGTTGAAACCACTGCCAGACATTATAGATTTAGGTGGATCATTCATAAGCCTTTTGAGTTCATTGCAAATTACCCACTTCTCCACCGTATTTTTAAAGTGGACACTGATGATTAAATCCATGTCTCTCTTACAGGCAGAACTATTGATACGGCATGTTCCAGTGTTTATAGAAGAGTTACATCAGTACAATGTCAGCTTAATATGTCAATGTATTCAGAGATTGGATTTTGTACAACGAAAGTCATGGAATTTCGTTACTCATTACTATCTTTAATGATCCTGTTTTATTTATTACCTGCTGCTACCAACCAAGAAAGTCTCTCCAGTCCAAGAGGTCTGATCTATTCTTTAAATTGTACTTACTGTTTCCACATTATCCGAGTTTACGAGTAGTTCATTGGAACTCCGGCGTTTTAAATTTGTGATTGTGTTTGAAATGTAGAGCTTGAAGTATATTTATCAACAAGAGAACTGTTCGATCAAATCTCAATAAATTTCTTCATATCAACATGTTCATCGATTTGCTTCTTCTTTTATCTTCCATGTGCTATAAATATGTTTGTTGTGTACACGAGTCGAGCATTTACACAGTCACAAACACATCTTATTAGGATTCTTGGCTGGAAATAGATGCAAAAACTTGAGTTTGTGGGAAAATGATAAACACGGAGAACAGTATTGAGTAAAAGAACATGTCCCTAGCCTAGGGAACTTATCCATGTAACTACTAATTACAGTGCCCCGATCCTGACCGTTGCACAGAGAACAATATTGAGTAAAAGAACATGTCCCTAGCCTAGGGAACTTATCCATGTAAACCCCGATCCTGACCGTTAGCCCGTGTATTTCTTGTATCCTGATCCTGACCGAACGCCTGTGTGTTTATCCTCAAGATTATGCGCCTGAGAATTTTGGTAAGAGTTCCCTTTGAGAATGCAGTTAGCATCATGAAGAACATCCATGATTACCTCTTAAGGCGAGTTGACGGCTGAGCAACTCATCAAAACCTAGTGTTCCTGCAGTATAGCTTGAAATGAACTGCAACCCAGGCCAGCCAATTAATGTGTATACATACGAATGTGTAATAGGAAATTATTTTTTGGGTTacaaaattgtttttatgagaAGTTGAGtttaacataatatttttcTTTGTTGTGGTGAGATAGCATATCTTATAAAACACCTCAGATAGTGTTTGCCATGCTTGCAAATTCTTGAAAAAAATTGCGATTAAACTTGTAAAGATAATCATTTTACAAAAACTATCTAAAATTCATTGTCATTTAAACAAAATATCATTCAAATAGAGTAGCTAAAACTTCCAAGCTAGTTTAACTGATAATTTTACTTTAACAACGGTTGGACTCACAAACTTATTCTAGCAACACAATAAAAGAATTTTCCCCTAATCTGTTTGGGAAAATTTGGTTTATCTAAAATCGTCTTGAAACAAGAGTTAAAACTGTTTACATAAATATTAATGCCAAAAAAATTGGATTGAATTAGTGAAAATTTTAACATtatattcatttaaaaaaaattgtatgtcGATGCATTTTGTTGTTATTTCGTTAACTTATATTTACATCAATATTGTAACTACATATAAATTCTTCGAGTTTAGGCGTTTAGTtactttcggggcattttttaGTGTTAAAGTATTGACCatttgaattttattctgtacaCGAAGTATACCAAATTTTTTGTTACAGTTCTGACTAAATTCACTCGGTAAGTATCAAGATGATCAACATTTAAATATGTAAGTTAATATTGTGtttggattgattgattttaaattcatggatttcaaatatatttttgttgtttaaagaaataatatcataaaatttatattcacccattatatgttttatatagtaatttatattaattataatcaatttcaaattaaccATTATTAGttatttgaaattcattttaCTTTATATCAACCCCTTAAAAATGTTAATAACTAATATATCCTCTATTTTTAAAACCATCAGTGATATTTAACCCATGTGTTAACAAAATTATGGCACATTTACCTCATTTTTAAGGGATTTAATGACCGAAATTTAAAAACAAGAGATTTTTAAtgcaattaatttttcatatgattttttttttgaatttttacaaAAGGGTGTTGATGAAATCCGTCCCattctaaaataaaatcaacttttgaattcttttaaaaaaattgaaattaatttaaaattgaaattaatttATTCACTAGTTAATagcaatatgttttttttttaaacgaatCATAAAAgtgtataataaaataaaaagattaatAGTAGTTGCCATATAACACGTTTtttatcggatggctcaataTAAATTAcgta
It encodes:
- the LOC140892414 gene encoding G-type lectin S-receptor-like serine/threonine-protein kinase At5g35370; this translates as MIFIDNKGTFLTSRDHVFAAQIINLRPELKSYYLVVTHVPSGAIVWSANRNTPISESSQLHFSTHGLTLYNDRGQPIWSTPEIMLSSISSLHLLDSGDLVLVDVENNVFWESFDHPTDVIVVGQRLKVGNSLVSSLSVDDLAEYMMFNFSGVYLMGDDGKQVVISVILSNSDDVSNNSSYFGIAKLFKDGVFRILRTNEKEYGVPEDACRIPFICGKLGLCSYGGACGCVAPFDTQFQGCLPKDGSLALSCNGSTNGLVTRYLSLSYEAEYFSNSFMDPVMLHVNLSACQSLCSSNCSCLAIFHSPSSGSCYMVSNYLGSMFNKSGLYDTGRIGYVKTMVMPSSIVMMIALFASVVWLKRRRKVRCKTADPNLSRGESGEFDFASFPGLPVRFKYEELTVATEGFKAQLGSGGFGTVYKGLLRDGTEVAVKKITCSGARGMKEFLMEIDAVGKVRHVNLRPSMADVVGMLEGWMPLGMPRTECLSFLWRYDPNERNELRSHRPPNIPTPNPCKSLSYVSAQLVLGPR
- the LOC140887604 gene encoding F-box protein At5g39450, with the protein product MLPDPCGSSLLLSLPDDIFATITRSLSSRDVCSLGLSCRDLQVIVASDKVWFAQCDLLGVVPCKTLIEWRKGVRSYKALCRFLANIQPLVGIWVHQNPELGNVVYVMPGFLSVVGCRIIPQEVGPLGLEDGPLQWAPVFEILCNYEGSPAFFLHGRERGADYVYPGLLKSVDRTCNVLLLEVEPQPLKNGGKLVHCKSFSNGEDEGVSRRLSRSDSENSVSQKIVEQKGIVVPFSRLGFGDRRRLLDFITGQVRLNVPDTSHVLLFACWRKDEVEMQQDLTVLHERRLSLLQMYRSGGGHHDLKSYTELPLNPTILGSTEVKKSVESSNCLHMLQAGDVALAHSSKGKTLSGFLKNGLKQILGKSSSTNGYHEFQRKNISSSESKHIPLHVFLRSGDSIGLSLRATTMKLSSYRAWPNMHDSRFALYKLPVRAPMDGHEFAGLWGGTFGWPPGRPSEDKPGKALFFILISYEESDGQQLLIATKILEGTSYVLHPNGSAMFIVNITQPSTDTFPWDTDGDSNPIYVKQSFVGEGIANGYGFRYPGSKPGSLFVLQNGLLGFIWKESRAVLTLQRLNLPELLRKGERVPPLSPISNFAYLTKTYSNVFSGFSNSSNGLSLPRQNY